From the genome of Sulfitobacter sp. DSM 110093, one region includes:
- a CDS encoding phage major capsid protein, giving the protein MLTSKKLELRRSEIRQNLAELAGSETLTDETRSKIDDLDREYQDTERKYRAALISEDDERREAGAELETRSEREWGELASRFEVRQVALALDEGRQLDGATAEMVEELRSVGGFRGIPVPLEALETRAGETLAGGVPDPIRTMPTIERLFAGSSATQMGARMINVGVGEIEYPVATGGAQPGWAGSETGDVPGPQAYTTTDRPMKPDNTLGVQMKITRKALKQAGAGLEQAVRRDMSAAIQQETDRAIFLGSGSGGEPLGIFPGASTYGITETPIDAAASYAAFRAAVVRFMTANAANSLSAINLLLRPEVFDSMDELITGLAISEWDRLVAKTGKVVLTTNGINAPAGGPPVESKALLTTITNGVAPVFCGMWGAVDLIRDPYSDAKSGQLRLTALTTMDVTVARGVQLEILTGVQ; this is encoded by the coding sequence ATGCTGACCTCTAAAAAGCTGGAACTTCGCCGTTCTGAAATCCGCCAGAACCTTGCCGAACTGGCCGGGTCTGAAACCCTGACAGACGAAACCCGTTCCAAGATCGACGATCTGGACCGCGAGTATCAGGACACTGAGCGCAAGTATCGCGCGGCCCTGATCTCTGAGGATGATGAGCGCCGCGAGGCCGGGGCCGAACTTGAAACACGTTCTGAGCGTGAATGGGGTGAACTGGCATCCCGGTTCGAAGTTCGCCAAGTGGCGCTTGCTCTGGATGAGGGGCGCCAGCTGGACGGCGCCACGGCTGAGATGGTCGAGGAACTGCGCAGCGTGGGCGGCTTCAGAGGCATCCCGGTTCCCCTTGAGGCGCTGGAAACCCGTGCGGGCGAAACGCTGGCGGGCGGTGTTCCTGATCCGATCCGCACTATGCCGACGATCGAGCGTTTGTTCGCCGGTTCCTCTGCAACCCAGATGGGCGCGCGGATGATCAACGTGGGCGTGGGCGAGATTGAATATCCCGTAGCCACGGGTGGCGCGCAACCGGGCTGGGCAGGTTCGGAAACAGGCGACGTGCCGGGGCCGCAAGCCTACACCACGACTGACCGCCCCATGAAACCTGACAACACGCTCGGCGTTCAAATGAAGATCACCCGGAAGGCTTTGAAGCAAGCCGGGGCCGGTCTTGAGCAAGCCGTGCGGCGCGATATGTCGGCGGCGATCCAGCAGGAGACCGATCGGGCAATCTTCCTTGGTTCGGGTTCTGGCGGTGAACCTCTAGGCATTTTCCCCGGTGCCAGCACCTACGGGATCACTGAAACCCCGATTGATGCGGCGGCGTCTTATGCGGCGTTCCGCGCGGCGGTGGTTCGGTTCATGACGGCGAACGCGGCCAATAGCCTGAGCGCGATCAATTTGCTGCTGCGCCCTGAGGTGTTCGACAGCATGGATGAACTTATCACCGGGCTGGCGATCTCGGAATGGGACCGTCTTGTTGCCAAGACGGGCAAGGTGGTGCTGACCACTAACGGCATCAACGCCCCGGCGGGTGGCCCCCCGGTCGAATCCAAGGCGCTGCTAACTACCATCACAAACGGCGTGGCCCCGGTGTTCTGCGGTATGTGGGGGGCGGTCGATCTGATCCGCGATCCGTATTCTGACGCCAAGTCTGGGCAGCTGCGCTTGACTGCCCTGACAACAATGGACGTGACAGTTGCGCGCGGTGTGCAGCTCGAAATCCTGACCGGGGTACAGTGA
- a CDS encoding helix-turn-helix domain-containing protein: protein MSGIALIWAANVKGLKPAAKIVLIQLADFHNKETGQCNPSAQRLADECEMGRATLFRHMSTLEEKGLVTRHARGDGDGGRGANHYELHLDVSLGPSARNKAKSDSQNGVSSRNETGGRVSKTRRKSLNCATGVVSKRDTNLTIEPEKEPVCSADAALHTHPAFDDFWKAFPRHKDRERTAKAFAQAIADGTAPNVIIAGAKAYAVENDGNRKQYIAFSENWLNEQRWQNHEVPTVSTAVDAETIAQKIATQIIERKSWVANTVTATKARELVSAGLVSIDECKAAGVAI, encoded by the coding sequence ATGAGCGGGATAGCGTTGATCTGGGCCGCTAATGTGAAAGGCTTGAAACCCGCTGCGAAGATCGTCCTGATACAACTCGCGGACTTCCACAACAAAGAGACAGGCCAGTGTAATCCCAGCGCGCAGCGCTTGGCGGACGAATGCGAAATGGGCCGCGCCACGCTTTTCCGACATATGTCCACGCTCGAAGAAAAGGGCTTGGTGACTCGCCATGCGCGTGGCGATGGCGACGGCGGTCGGGGTGCAAATCACTATGAGTTGCATCTTGATGTTTCACTTGGCCCGAGCGCGCGTAACAAGGCGAAGTCGGATTCTCAAAATGGGGTTTCGTCTCGAAATGAGACGGGGGGAAGAGTCTCAAAAACGAGGCGGAAGAGTCTCAACTGTGCGACGGGGGTAGTCTCGAAACGAGACACGAACCTTACCATTGAACCTGAAAAAGAACCTGTGTGTTCGGCTGACGCCGCCCTACACACACATCCGGCATTCGATGATTTTTGGAAAGCGTTCCCTCGCCACAAGGATCGAGAACGAACAGCTAAGGCGTTTGCCCAAGCTATCGCAGACGGTACCGCCCCTAATGTGATCATCGCTGGGGCTAAGGCCTATGCCGTCGAGAATGACGGCAATCGCAAACAGTACATCGCATTCTCGGAAAACTGGTTGAACGAACAGCGTTGGCAAAACCACGAAGTGCCGACCGTGAGCACAGCTGTCGATGCCGAAACAATCGCTCAAAAGATCGCCACCCAGATCATCGAACGTAAGTCTTGGGTCGCCAACACGGTGACGGCGACCAAAGCCCGCGAGTTGGTAAGTGCTGGATTGGTCAGCATCGATGAATGCAAGGCCGCAGGGGTGGCAATATGA
- a CDS encoding AEC family transporter has product MQTLLDVILPVFLVIGFGYVAVWRGLFPVSGIDGVMKFTQNFAIPCLLFQAIARIDLSSSYDPRLLGSFYGGAALCFALGILGARVLFRRDWEDSVAIGFCCLFSNSILLGLPITERAYGADSLAGNYAILSFHAPFCYGLGITVMEFVRNRGQSGLSLLRNVSRAMFRNALVIAILGGFAVNLSGLPIPGVVDDALSLIVRAALPAALFALGGILLQYKPEGDMKAILMVCAIALLVHPALVWTFGTALDLPQAGFRSGVLTAAMAPGFNAYIFANMYGRARRVAASSVLIATGSSILTVWLWLSVLG; this is encoded by the coding sequence GTGCAAACTCTTTTAGACGTCATCCTGCCGGTCTTTCTTGTTATTGGTTTTGGGTATGTCGCCGTCTGGCGCGGACTTTTCCCCGTCTCTGGCATCGACGGGGTGATGAAGTTCACCCAGAATTTCGCCATCCCCTGCCTGCTGTTCCAAGCCATTGCCCGCATTGACCTGTCCAGCAGCTATGACCCGCGCCTTCTGGGCAGTTTCTACGGCGGTGCGGCGCTTTGCTTTGCGCTTGGCATTCTAGGCGCGCGGGTGCTGTTTCGACGCGACTGGGAGGACAGCGTCGCGATTGGGTTCTGCTGTCTTTTCTCAAATTCGATTCTGTTGGGCCTGCCAATCACCGAACGCGCCTACGGTGCCGACTCGCTGGCCGGGAACTATGCGATTCTGTCGTTCCATGCCCCTTTCTGCTATGGCTTGGGGATCACGGTGATGGAGTTCGTGCGCAACCGGGGGCAGTCGGGTCTGTCGCTTTTACGCAATGTCAGCCGCGCGATGTTCCGCAATGCTTTGGTCATAGCGATTCTGGGGGGCTTCGCCGTTAACCTCAGCGGTCTGCCGATTCCCGGCGTGGTGGATGACGCCCTGTCGCTGATTGTACGCGCCGCCCTGCCAGCGGCCCTCTTCGCCCTTGGTGGGATCTTGCTTCAGTACAAGCCCGAAGGCGATATGAAAGCGATCCTTATGGTCTGTGCGATTGCGCTATTGGTGCACCCTGCACTGGTCTGGACCTTTGGCACCGCGCTTGATCTGCCGCAGGCGGGATTTCGGTCCGGCGTGCTGACGGCGGCGATGGCACCGGGGTTCAACGCCTATATTTTTGCCAATATGTACGGCCGCGCGCGGCGTGTGGCAGCCAGTTCGGTCCTGATCGCGACGGGCAGTTCGATCCTGACGGTTTGGCTCTGGCTGAGTGTGCTGGGCTAA
- a CDS encoding MBL fold metallo-hydrolase has translation MAELRVTILGSGSSGGVPRIGGHWGACDPNEPKNARRRCSILVERVTEAGTTTVLIDTSPDMRSQLLDAGVGRLDAVIYTHAHADHVHGLDDLRMVVMNMRARLPVWADAPTRDALIERFGYAFVQPEWSSYPPILDMHDITGEVSIDGPGGTLEFTPFTVTHGNIDALGFRFDDIVYLPDVSAIPDACWPMMDNLSCWIVDALRRDPHPTHSHLAQTLEWIDRVQPKTAVLTNLHNDLDYQTLAAETAAHIQPAYDGLTLHFPL, from the coding sequence ATGGCCGAATTGCGCGTCACCATATTGGGCAGCGGATCGTCCGGGGGCGTGCCGCGGATCGGGGGCCACTGGGGCGCTTGCGACCCGAATGAACCCAAGAACGCCCGCCGCCGCTGCTCGATCCTTGTGGAGCGGGTGACGGAGGCAGGCACCACCACCGTATTGATCGACACCTCCCCCGACATGCGCAGCCAACTTCTCGACGCGGGCGTCGGAAGGCTCGATGCGGTGATCTATACCCATGCCCATGCGGACCACGTGCACGGGCTGGATGACCTGCGCATGGTCGTGATGAACATGCGCGCGCGGCTGCCGGTCTGGGCAGATGCGCCGACGCGCGACGCGCTGATTGAACGGTTTGGCTATGCCTTTGTGCAGCCCGAATGGTCCAGCTATCCGCCGATCCTCGATATGCATGACATCACCGGAGAGGTCAGCATCGACGGCCCCGGCGGCACGCTGGAATTCACACCCTTCACCGTGACCCACGGCAATATCGACGCGCTTGGTTTTCGCTTTGATGACATCGTCTATTTGCCCGATGTCTCGGCCATACCGGATGCGTGCTGGCCGATGATGGATAACCTGAGCTGCTGGATCGTCGATGCGCTGCGCCGTGACCCACACCCGACCCATAGCCATTTGGCGCAGACGTTGGAGTGGATCGACCGGGTGCAGCCAAAAACGGCTGTGCTTACCAATCTGCATAATGATCTTGATTACCAGACCCTCGCCGCTGAGACAGCCGCGCACATTCAACCGGCCTATGATGGGCTGACCCTGCATTTCCCCCTCTGA
- a CDS encoding HK97 family phage prohead protease, giving the protein MLTGFAGGGLELRKRASGALALQGRFPYGKRAVLSDGGRTGRPKKEVIAPRAFAYRVERPEEDIHLLVGHSFDKPLASRGAGTLDFVDGDEALTFTALITEEMQQVSYVRDILAGIAAGLTLGISPGFRLPPKRAVPQPEKIEDEGLDPENGAHNAIIRTVLAALLYEISIVTRPAYDEAQVEARSWQPDASKTGGFDVGLHRPLNRWRA; this is encoded by the coding sequence ATGCTGACCGGCTTTGCAGGCGGCGGTCTAGAACTACGCAAACGCGCCTCTGGGGCTTTGGCGCTGCAGGGCCGGTTTCCCTATGGCAAGCGGGCGGTACTCAGTGATGGGGGTCGCACCGGCAGGCCAAAAAAAGAGGTGATTGCGCCCCGCGCTTTCGCCTACCGGGTGGAGCGTCCTGAGGAGGATATTCACCTGCTGGTGGGCCACTCTTTCGACAAGCCTCTGGCCTCACGCGGGGCCGGTACGCTGGACTTTGTCGATGGTGATGAGGCTCTGACCTTTACGGCGCTGATCACTGAGGAAATGCAGCAAGTGTCCTATGTGCGCGATATTCTGGCGGGTATCGCGGCGGGGCTGACCCTTGGCATTTCGCCGGGATTTCGATTGCCGCCCAAGCGGGCTGTCCCTCAGCCTGAAAAGATCGAGGACGAAGGTCTCGATCCAGAAAATGGTGCGCATAATGCGATTATCCGCACTGTGCTAGCGGCGCTTTTGTATGAAATCAGCATCGTCACGCGGCCTGCGTATGACGAGGCGCAGGTTGAAGCCCGGAGTTGGCAGCCTGACGCATCCAAAACCGGTGGCTTTGACGTCGGTCTGCACCGCCCCCTTAACCGGTGGAGGGCATAA
- a CDS encoding terminase large subunit encodes MVRASKEASAALQFLPKLIVPEGRLAGRRVKLATYQKDFVRGAFAKGIEAGCLSIGRGNAKTALSAGIALGHLMGEIAPQPKREIIFAARNRDQAKTAFGFLLGFIEGLPEDEKEQFTIRRGSKLEVETAENGGGLARVIAADGKSILGGAPTLAILDERAAWEREKGDALENAILSGLGKRDGRALIISTSAPDDANTFSRWLDEPPPGTYVQEHRPDPGLPPDDLASLLVANPGASEGIGPSAEWLTAQARRAIARGGSALSSFRNLNRNERVASDDRSVLLTVDEWLGCEVAPDDLPPREGPVVLGVDLGGSRSMSAVALYWPETGRVEAVAAFPAKPNLADRGAADGVSNRYSEMAERGELVTMGETVVPVGRFLADVVERLNGQTPAAIVGDRFRHAEFLEALRDAGLDRVPFIWRGFGWQDGSEDCERLRRAVFEGEVRVLPSLLLRSAFADAITLIDPAGNHKLAKGRSTGRIDAAAATVVAVAQGQRMKRAPAISQGRMGWG; translated from the coding sequence GTGGTTAGAGCATCGAAAGAAGCATCTGCGGCGCTGCAATTCCTTCCCAAGTTGATCGTTCCTGAGGGACGGTTGGCCGGGAGACGGGTGAAGCTGGCGACATATCAGAAAGACTTTGTGCGGGGCGCATTCGCCAAGGGCATTGAGGCCGGTTGCCTTTCGATTGGCCGGGGCAATGCCAAGACGGCTCTGAGCGCGGGTATCGCTCTGGGGCATCTGATGGGGGAGATTGCCCCCCAGCCTAAGCGCGAAATCATCTTTGCAGCGCGCAACCGGGACCAAGCAAAGACCGCTTTTGGGTTCCTTCTGGGGTTTATCGAGGGCTTGCCAGAGGACGAAAAAGAGCAATTCACGATCCGGCGCGGGTCCAAGCTGGAAGTCGAGACGGCAGAGAACGGCGGTGGGCTGGCGCGGGTAATCGCGGCGGATGGCAAAAGCATTCTGGGCGGCGCGCCTACGCTGGCAATCTTGGATGAGCGGGCAGCTTGGGAGCGGGAAAAGGGTGACGCGTTAGAAAACGCTATCCTATCCGGTCTTGGGAAAAGAGATGGCCGCGCGCTGATCATCTCGACAAGCGCCCCTGACGACGCAAATACATTTAGCCGGTGGTTAGATGAACCGCCCCCCGGCACTTATGTGCAGGAGCATCGCCCAGACCCCGGCTTGCCGCCTGACGATCTGGCAAGCCTGCTGGTTGCCAATCCCGGCGCATCTGAGGGTATCGGCCCATCTGCTGAGTGGTTAACGGCTCAGGCGCGGCGAGCGATTGCACGGGGCGGTTCGGCCTTGTCTAGCTTCCGAAACCTCAACCGGAATGAGCGGGTGGCGTCGGATGATCGTTCGGTGCTGCTGACGGTCGACGAATGGTTGGGGTGTGAGGTGGCCCCGGATGATCTTCCCCCGCGTGAGGGCCCGGTTGTGCTGGGCGTCGATCTGGGCGGTAGCCGTTCCATGTCTGCGGTGGCGCTCTACTGGCCAGAGACTGGTCGTGTTGAAGCTGTCGCGGCATTCCCGGCAAAGCCTAACCTTGCGGATCGGGGCGCGGCGGATGGGGTTTCTAACCGATATTCGGAGATGGCCGAACGGGGCGAACTGGTCACGATGGGCGAGACAGTGGTTCCGGTGGGCCGGTTCCTTGCTGATGTCGTGGAGCGCCTCAACGGGCAGACCCCGGCGGCAATCGTCGGTGACAGGTTCCGCCATGCTGAATTTCTTGAAGCCTTGCGTGACGCGGGCCTTGATCGTGTCCCGTTCATCTGGCGCGGCTTTGGGTGGCAGGACGGCTCTGAGGACTGCGAAAGGCTGCGCCGCGCTGTGTTCGAGGGTGAGGTTCGGGTTCTGCCGTCCTTGCTGCTGCGCTCTGCCTTTGCCGACGCGATCACACTTATTGACCCAGCGGGCAACCACAAGCTGGCAAAAGGCCGGTCAACGGGCCGGATCGACGCGGCGGCTGCAACGGTTGTGGCGGTTGCTCAGGGGCAGCGCATGAAACGCGCCCCGGCCATTTCACAAGGGAGAATGGGATGGGGCTGA
- a CDS encoding HNH endonuclease signature motif containing protein has protein sequence MQALDRDGWQCVQCGERRRLECDHVEPVRDRPDLAYTLSNLKILCWRCHSRKTRIEVGHKALNPKRQEWRDLLSSMKGRTNADL, from the coding sequence ATGCAGGCGCTCGACCGTGACGGCTGGCAGTGTGTCCAGTGTGGCGAGCGGCGCCGGTTGGAGTGTGACCACGTTGAGCCGGTGCGTGATCGGCCTGACCTCGCCTACACCCTGTCAAATTTAAAAATTCTCTGCTGGCGCTGCCACTCGAGGAAAACCCGAATTGAGGTTGGGCACAAAGCCTTGAACCCAAAGCGCCAAGAGTGGCGCGACCTTCTGTCGAGCATGAAAGGAAGAACAAATGCTGACCTCTAA